GTCGGTAGCGTGTCGGGAACCGCAGCGCGCGAGATCAACGCTGACGGCGCGCTGGTAACGCCGGGCTGGGTCGATATTCACACCCACTATGATGCGCAGGCCACGTGGGACACAGCGCTTGCGCCGTCCTCGTGGCACGGCGTGACGACAGCCGTCATGGGAAATTGCGGTGTCGGCTTTGCACCCGCAGCACCCGACAAACACGACTGGCTCATCGGCCTGATGGAAGGCGTGGAGGACATTCCCGGCGCCGCCATGACGGAAGGGCTGACATGGGGCTGGGAGAGCTTTCCTGAATATCTCGAGGCGCTGGACCGCCATGCCTACGCCATCGACATTGCAGCGCAGGTGCCCCACGGCGCCGTGCGCGGCTACGTCATGGGCGAGCGCGGCGCCAAAAACGAGGAAGCCTCGGACGCCGACATCGCGCGCATGGCGCAGATCGTCGAGGAAGGTGTGCGTGCTGGTGCGGTTGGCTTCTCCACCTCGCGCACCTTTTTGCACAAGGCCACCGACGGCGAATATGTGCCCGGCACCTTCGCCAAGGAAGATGAACTGTTCGGCATCGGCCATGCCCTCAAGCGTGCGGGCCACGGCGTATTCCAGATGACGTCTAACCACAAGGACATGGACAAGGAGTTTGGCTGGATGGAGCGTATGGCGCGCGACCTTGGCGTCACCGTCACGTTCAACCTCGTACAAACCGACGAGGCCCCCGACCTGTGGAAAAAGATGCTCGGTATGCTCGACAGGACCAATGCTGAAAACCTGCCGGTCTATGCGCAGGTGGCCGGCCGCCCCGCCGGCATTCTCATGGGCTGGGAATGCACTGTGCACCCGTTCATCGCGTTTCCAAGCTGGGCCGAGCTTGCAGCGCTGTCGCCCGCTGACCGCCGCACCCGCGTGGCGGACCCTCAATTCCGCACACGGATGATAAACGAAACCCCCGCCGACATGACCGGCTTTGGCCTGTTCGTCACCCGCTCCTTTGAAAAGATGTTCGTGCTTGAAGCTGGCGACGGTTCCGCCCCCGACTATGAACCGGCACCAGAGCAGAGCGTTGCCGCCATCGCGCACGCGCAGGGCGTCAAGCCGGAGCAGATCATCTACGACGCCATGTGCGCCAACGGTGGCGAGGGTTTGCTGTACTTCCCCCTTTTCAACTACACGGCAGGTGCCATGGACCCGATCCACACCATGCTGCAGCACCCGCGCACAAACATTGGCCTGGGCGATGGCGGCGCGCATTGCGGGGCCATCTGCGATGCATCGATTCCCACATTCATGCTCACCCACTGGGTAAAGGGACGCACCCGCGGTGACCGCCTGCCGCTGGAGTTCATCGTCAAACGCCAGACCCGTGATACTGCGTTGCTGTATGGCTTTTCAGACCGCGGCCTCATCAAGCCCGGCTTGAAAGCGGACCTCAACATCATCGACCTCGACACGCTGGCGATCCCCGCCCCGCATATGGCCCACGACCTGCCCGCCAATGGCCGACGGCTGGTGCAGGAAGCGCACGGCTACACCGCCACACTCAAGTCGGGTGTGGTGACCTTCCAGAACGGCGAGGACACCGGCGCCCGCCCCGGCGGGTTGGTGCGGGGGCCACAACACACCGCAGCGTAAAAATTATTTCAGCGACTATCAGATTCCGATTTTCTTATTTGAAAATTGGAGTAATGATTCTTGCAGGTGAGGCCGAGCAGCGCAGCCCAATGCCCTCCCAACGCCCCTGCCAATACACCGGGGGAATTGTTGTGGCCCAAAGCAGCAAGCCCGTCAGCAGGCGCTCACCGTTTGGCTTGTAAAGAGGCCTGTCCGCTGAACACACAGCGACCCGCCCGATGAAAGCCCTCTCGCTTGATATAAGCACGCTTGATGAAAGGATGCCTCAATGGCAAAAATCGAGCAGAAGTCTGCAAAGCCATCCGCCGCAGCCGGCAAGGCGAAACCCGCCGCGTCAGCGCCGGCTAAAAAGCCCGCAGGCAAAAAGAAGTAGGTTTGCTTACCGGTTGCGGTGAGCAGAGGCGGGCCGCCCAAAAAGCGGCCCGCTTTTTTGTGTCAGGCAGATACCGCCGCCATGCCAGCCTCAAACGTCTTGAGGTCAAAATAATCCCGCCACGCGCGGATGATGTCACCGTCAATCTCAAATGCGCCCATGACCGGCAACTCAAGCCATTTACCGTTGATGAGAAAACGATCCGTCCGCTCCGTCAGCACGGTGCCGGACGGTGTTTGGGAAATACCATGCATCACCCAGTCGATGTCGCTGGCTGAGTTGAAAAACATCTCCAGCACACCGCGAATTGCATCAGTTCCGGTCACCGGGGCCAGCGGCAGATTGTGATAGAAGCTGGCCTCATCGAAGAAGCTGAGCACTTTGTCGAAGTC
The genomic region above belongs to Pyruvatibacter sp. and contains:
- a CDS encoding amidohydrolase family protein — its product is MAHDLIIRGGAIADGTGNKTFSGDIAIKGNTIVEVGSVSGTAAREINADGALVTPGWVDIHTHYDAQATWDTALAPSSWHGVTTAVMGNCGVGFAPAAPDKHDWLIGLMEGVEDIPGAAMTEGLTWGWESFPEYLEALDRHAYAIDIAAQVPHGAVRGYVMGERGAKNEEASDADIARMAQIVEEGVRAGAVGFSTSRTFLHKATDGEYVPGTFAKEDELFGIGHALKRAGHGVFQMTSNHKDMDKEFGWMERMARDLGVTVTFNLVQTDEAPDLWKKMLGMLDRTNAENLPVYAQVAGRPAGILMGWECTVHPFIAFPSWAELAALSPADRRTRVADPQFRTRMINETPADMTGFGLFVTRSFEKMFVLEAGDGSAPDYEPAPEQSVAAIAHAQGVKPEQIIYDAMCANGGEGLLYFPLFNYTAGAMDPIHTMLQHPRTNIGLGDGGAHCGAICDASIPTFMLTHWVKGRTRGDRLPLEFIVKRQTRDTALLYGFSDRGLIKPGLKADLNIIDLDTLAIPAPHMAHDLPANGRRLVQEAHGYTATLKSGVVTFQNGEDTGARPGGLVRGPQHTAA
- a CDS encoding limonene-1,2-epoxide hydrolase family protein; the protein is MSKSIDVVEAFVAAWNARDFDKVLSFFDEASFYHNLPLAPVTGTDAIRGVLEMFFNSASDIDWVMHGISQTPSGTVLTERTDRFLINGKWLELPVMGAFEIDGDIIRAWRDYFDLKTFEAGMAAVSA